ATGCGTTCGTGGAGACTGGCGGCGGTATCATCGGGGAGAATGGGAACCACTGCTTGCATTAAAATTGGGCCGCTATCTACCTCCGCGCGAGCGATATGCACAGTACATCCGGTCACTTTTACCCCCGCCGCTAAAGCTTGTTCCACGGCACGCACACCCTTAAAACTGGGTAGTAAACTAGGATGGATATTGATCACGCGATCGGGAAAAGCATCCAGTAACACCGGGGTGACAATTCGCATCCAGCCGGCCATAATTACCCATTTTACCCCGTATTCTTGGAAAGTTTTGACCAGGGCTCGATCGAGTTCTTCTCTGGGTTTAAATTGACGATGATCGAGGAAGACCGCAGGGATATTGTAGTCATCGGCTCTTTCTTTTACCTTGGCATCGGGATTATTGTAGATGAGAACAGAAATTTGGGCATTTAGCTGTTTTTTGGCGATCGCTTCTGCCAAAACAGCAAAATTGGAACCACTACCAGAAGCCATCACTCCTAAAGAGAGGGTTTCCTCTAGGGCAATATCGGCCAAACTGAGATCGGGAGAAATTAAACTTGGGGAAAAACTCATAAATTCAGTTATCAGTTATCAGATTTAAGTTATCAGATTTAAGTTATCAGATTTAAGTTATCAGATTTAAGTTTTAAGTTAATTAGTTAGTTATTTTCATCTTGATCCCCATTTACTGATCACCGATCACTGTTTACTGTTTACTGTTTACTGATCACTGATTACTGATCACTGATTACTGATCCTATCCCCGTTGTTTCAAACCGGTTTCAATAGCGGCAATTACTGTTTCTATGACTTTAACGCGGGCGAAATACTTATCATTTGCCGCTACAATCGTCCAAGGGGCGACGGGGGTGCTAGTACGGGCTACCATCTGATTAACTGCCACATGGTAGAGGGGCTGTTTTTCCCGATTGCGCCAATCTTCATCGGTGAGTTTATGTTGACGATAGGGGTTATTTTGCCGTTCGTTGAAGCGATTTAACTGTTCTTCGGGGCTAATATGTAACCAGAATTTGACTAAAACACAGCCTGAATGGGTTAATTGGGCCTCAAATTCGTTAATTTCTTGATATGCCCGCCGCCAATCCATATCTTTAGCGAATCCTTCTACTCTCTCCACCAAAATCCGTCCATACCAACTGCGATCGAATATACCGATAGTTTTGGCTGCGGGTAATTTGCGCCAGAAGCGCCAGAGATAATGATAGCGGTGTTCTTCCTCCGTCGGGGCAGCAAAGGCAATCACTTGATAACTGCGAGGATCGAGGGTATCGGTTAAGCGTTTGATCGCACCTCCCTTGCCGGCGGCATCCCACCCTTCAAAGAGGACTAAAACGGGGATATTTGCCTGAAAAATCTTTAATTGCAGTTTTCTTAATTCTACCTGTGCCTCACGCAAGCGGATTTTATAGTCTTCTTTTTCCAATTTGGCACTTAAGTCCACTCTCCCTAGATAATCGGGTTCCGTGGGCAGTAATTGCGCTTGGGGTGGTAGATTGACAGGGGGTTCGATCGGTAATTGGCGCTGATCCAAAGCTTGAGCGATCGTACCGACTAATTGGGAGAGAACTTTTACCCGCGCCCAACGTTGACAGTTGCCCTCCACCAATGTCCAAGGGGCGGCCCCCGTGCTAGTGTAGGTAATCATTTCCTCGGCTAAACTGGCATACTCATCATAACGTTTGGCCTGTTGCCAATCTTCCGGACGCACGCGCCAAGATTCTAGCTCATTTTCGGCGTATTCTTTGATGCGTGACTTTAATTCCTTTTGACTGAGGTGAATCCAGAATTTAGCGATCGCCACCCGATCATCAGATAATTGTCGCTCAAAGGTGTTGATATCGCGCATGACTAGGGGAATCTGGGAGGAGGGCAATTTATTTAAGAGTCGATCCTCTAGCAGATGGGTGTACCAACTGTGATAAAAAATGCCTATACTGCCCTTTGCTGGCAGTTTTTGCCAAAATCGCCACAAAAACGGGTAACTTTCCTCTTGGGGGGAAGGGGTTAAAATTGGATGGACGGTAAAACCGCGAGGATCCATATAGTTAACCATTTTTTTGACTAAAGTTCCCTTGCCTGCCGCCGCCCAACCTTCCAAAACCACCACCACAGGTAATTTACATTCCCAACAGGACTTCTGTAGCGATCGCAGTTGTTCCATTAAATCTTTAATTTGTGATTGATAAGTTTCCTTGTCAAGGGAAAGAGATAGATCGAGGGGACTTAACAT
This Microcystis wesenbergii NRERC-220 DNA region includes the following protein-coding sequences:
- the pap gene encoding polyphosphate:AMP phosphotransferase; the protein is MLSPLDLSLSLDKETYQSQIKDLMEQLRSLQKSCWECKLPVVVVLEGWAAAGKGTLVKKMVNYMDPRGFTVHPILTPSPQEESYPFLWRFWQKLPAKGSIGIFYHSWYTHLLEDRLLNKLPSSQIPLVMRDINTFERQLSDDRVAIAKFWIHLSQKELKSRIKEYAENELESWRVRPEDWQQAKRYDEYASLAEEMITYTSTGAAPWTLVEGNCQRWARVKVLSQLVGTIAQALDQRQLPIEPPVNLPPQAQLLPTEPDYLGRVDLSAKLEKEDYKIRLREAQVELRKLQLKIFQANIPVLVLFEGWDAAGKGGAIKRLTDTLDPRSYQVIAFAAPTEEEHRYHYLWRFWRKLPAAKTIGIFDRSWYGRILVERVEGFAKDMDWRRAYQEINEFEAQLTHSGCVLVKFWLHISPEEQLNRFNERQNNPYRQHKLTDEDWRNREKQPLYHVAVNQMVARTSTPVAPWTIVAANDKYFARVKVIETVIAAIETGLKQRG
- the purN gene encoding phosphoribosylglycinamide formyltransferase, which produces MSFSPSLISPDLSLADIALEETLSLGVMASGSGSNFAVLAEAIAKKQLNAQISVLIYNNPDAKVKERADDYNIPAVFLDHRQFKPREELDRALVKTFQEYGVKWVIMAGWMRIVTPVLLDAFPDRVINIHPSLLPSFKGVRAVEQALAAGVKVTGCTVHIARAEVDSGPILMQAVVPILPDDTAASLHERIQVQEHRIFPVAIALAAKLGL